The following proteins come from a genomic window of Nicotiana tomentosiformis chromosome 12, ASM39032v3, whole genome shotgun sequence:
- the LOC117277181 gene encoding cis-abienol synthase, chloroplastic isoform X2 — MILGLRSKIIPLPDHKLGNIKLGSVTNAICHRPCRVRCSHSTASSMEEAKERIRETFGKIELSPSSYDTAWVAMVPSRYSMNQPCFPQCLDWILENQREDGSWGLNPSHPLLVKDSLSSTLASLLALRKWRIGDNQVQRGLGFIETHGWAVDNKDQISPLGFEIIFPCMINYAEKLNLDLPLDPNLVNMMLCERELTIERALKNEFEGNMANVEYFAEGLGELCHWKEMMLRQRHNGSLFDSPATTAAALIYHQYDEKCFGYLNSILKLHDNWVPTICPTKIHSNLFLVDALQNLGVDRYFKTEVKRVLDEIYRLWLEKNEEIFSDVAHCAMAFRLLRMNNYEVSSEELEGFVDQEHFFTTSSGKLMNHVAILELHRASQVAIHERKDHILDKISTWTRNFMEQKLLDKHIPDRSKKEMEFAMRKFYGTFDRVETRRYIESYKMDSFKILKAAYRSSGINNIDLLKFSEHDFNLCQTRHKEELQQMKRWFTDCKLEQVGLSQQYLYTSYFIIAAILFEPEYADARLAYAKYAIIITAVDDFFDCFICKEELQNIIELVERWEGYSTVGFRSERVRIFFLALYKMVEEIAAKAETKQGRCVKDHLINLWIDMLKCMLVELDLWKIKSTTPSIEEYLSVACVTIGVPCFVLTSLYLLGPKLSKDVIESSEVSALCNCTAAVARLINDIHSYKREQAESSTNMVSILITQSQGTISEEEAIRQIKEMMESKRRELLGMVLQNKESQLPQVCKDLFWTTINAAYSIHTHGDGYRFPEEFKNHINDVIYKPLNQYSP, encoded by the exons ATGATACTTGGACTGAGAAGCAAAATCATACCACTTCCTGATCATAAGTTGGGAAATATCAAATTAGGTTCAGTAACCA ATGCAATTTGCCACAGACCATGTAGAGTAAGATGCAGCCACAGTACTGCTTCATCAATG GAAGAGGCAAAGGAGAGAATAAGGGAAACATTTGGAAAAATAGAGCTATCTCCTTCTTCCTATGACACAGCATGGGTAGCTATGGTCCCTTCAAGATATTCTATGAACCAACCATGTTTTCCTCAGTGCTTAGATTGGATTCTTGAAAATCAAAGAGAAGATGGATCTTGGGGCCTAAATCCTAGCCATCCATTGCTTGTAAAAGACTCCCTTTCTTCCACTCTAGCATCTTTGCTTGCCCTTCGCAAATGGAGAATTGGAGATAACCAAGTCCAAAGAG GCCTTGGCTTTATTGAAACGCATGGTTGGGCAGTCGATAACAAGGATCAGATTTCACCTTTAGGATTTGAAATTATATTTCCCTGCATGATCAACTATGCAGAGAAACTTAATTTGGATCTACCTTTGGATCCTAACCTTGTAAATATGATGCTCTGCGAACGTGAATTAACAATTGAAAG AGCCTTAAAGAATGAATTCGAGGGGAATATGGCAAATGTAGAATATTTTGCTGAAGGGCTCGGTGAATTATGTCATTGGAAAGAGATGATGCTTCGTCAGAGACACAACGGGTCGCTCTTTGATTCACCAGCCACTACTGCAGCTGCCTTGATTTACCATCAGTACGATGAGAAATGCTTTGGGTACTTGAACTCAATCTTGAAACTGCACGATAATTGGG TCCCCACTATTTGCCCTACAAAGATACATTCAAATCTCTTCTTAGTTGATGCCCTTCAAAATCTTGGAGTAGATCGGTATTTTAAAACAGAAGTCAAAAGAGTACTAGATGAAATATACAG GCTTTGGctagaaaagaatgaagaaattTTTTCAGACGTTGCTCATTGTGCCATGGCGTTTCGACTTTTACGGATGAATAACTATGAAGTTTCCTCAG AAGAACTTGAAGGATTTGTCGACCAAGAACATTTCTTTACAACATCAAGTGGGAAACTTATGAATCACGTTGCAATTCTCGAACTTCACCGAGCTTCACAGGTGGCTATTCATGAAAGGAAAGATCACATTTTAGATAAAATAAGTACTTGGACAAGGAATTTTATGGAGCAAAAACTCTTGGACAAGCACATCCCTGATAGGTCAAAGAAGGAG ATGGAATTTGCTATGAGGAAATTTTATGGCACATTTGATCGAGTGGAAACTAGACGTTACATCGAGTCATACAAAATGGACAGTTTTAAGATCTTAAAAGCGGCTTACAG GTCTTCCGGTATTAACAACATAGACTTGCTAAAGTTCTCAGAACACGATTTTAACTTGTGCCAAACCCGACACAAAGAAGAACTTCAACAGATGAAAAG GTGGTTCACAGATTGCAAACTCGAACAAGTAGGATTATCACAACAGTACTTATACACTAGTTACTTCATAATTGCTGCCATACTCTTTGAACCTGAATATGCTGATGCTCGTCTAGCATATGCAAAGTACGCCATAATAATAACAGCGGTGGATGATTTCTTCGATTGTTTTATTTGCAAAGAAGAACTGCAAAACATCATCGAATTAGTAGAGAG ATGGGAGGGATACTCAACCGTCGGATTCCGTTCAGAGAGGGTTAGAATTTTCTTTTTGGCACTTTACAAAATGGTAGAGGAAATTGCGGCAAAGGCGGAAACTAAGCAAGGTCGATGTGTCAAAGATCACCTTATTAACTTG TGGATTGATATGTTGAAGTGTATGCTGGTGGAATTGGACCTTTGGAAAATTAAATCAACTACCCCAAGCATAGAGGAGTACTTGTCTGTTGCATGTGTAACTATTGGTGTTCCATGTTTTGTTCTCACATCACTATATCTTCTTGGACCAAAACTGTCCAAGGATGTCATAGAAAGTTCTGAGGTCAGTGCCTTATGCAATTGTACAGCTGCTGTGGCCCGATTGATTAATGATATACACAGTTACAAG AGAGAACAAGCAGAAAGTTCAACAAATATGGTATCAATATTAATAACACAAAGTCAGGGAACTATCTCTGAAGAAGAGGCTATAAGACAGATAAAGGAAATGATGGAAAGTAAGAGAAGAGAGTTGCTAGGGATGGTTCTACAAAATAAAGAAAGCCAATTGCCACAAGTGTGCAAGGATCTTTTTTGGACGACAATCAACGCAGCTTATTCTATACATACACATGGCGATGGGTATCGCTTCCCAGAGGAATTCAAGAACCATATCAACGATGTAATTTACAAACCACTCAATCAATATTCCCCATAA
- the LOC117277181 gene encoding cis-abienol synthase, chloroplastic isoform X6 has product MILGLRSKIIPLPDHKLGNIKLGSVTKDAICHRPCRVRCSHSTASSMEEAKERIRETFGKIELSPSSYDTAWVAMVPSRYSMNQPCFPQCLDWILENQREDGSWGLNPSHPLLVKDSLSSTLASLLALRKWRIGDNQVQRVPTICPTKIHSNLFLVDALQNLGVDRYFKTEVKRVLDEIYRLWLEKNEEIFSDVAHCAMAFRLLRMNNYEVSSEELEGFVDQEHFFTTSSGKLMNHVAILELHRASQVAIHERKDHILDKISTWTRNFMEQKLLDKHIPDRSKKEMEFAMRKFYGTFDRVETRRYIESYKMDSFKILKAAYRSSGINNIDLLKFSEHDFNLCQTRHKEELQQMKRWFTDCKLEQVGLSQQYLYTSYFIIAAILFEPEYADARLAYAKYAIIITAVDDFFDCFICKEELQNIIELVERWEGYSTVGFRSERVRIFFLALYKMVEEIAAKAETKQGRCVKDHLINLWIDMLKCMLVELDLWKIKSTTPSIEEYLSVACVTIGVPCFVLTSLYLLGPKLSKDVIESSEVSALCNCTAAVARLINDIHSYKREQAESSTNMVSILITQSQGTISEEEAIRQIKEMMESKRRELLGMVLQNKESQLPQVCKDLFWTTINAAYSIHTHGDGYRFPEEFKNHINDVIYKPLNQYSP; this is encoded by the exons ATGATACTTGGACTGAGAAGCAAAATCATACCACTTCCTGATCATAAGTTGGGAAATATCAAATTAGGTTCAGTAACCA AAGATGCAATTTGCCACAGACCATGTAGAGTAAGATGCAGCCACAGTACTGCTTCATCAATG GAAGAGGCAAAGGAGAGAATAAGGGAAACATTTGGAAAAATAGAGCTATCTCCTTCTTCCTATGACACAGCATGGGTAGCTATGGTCCCTTCAAGATATTCTATGAACCAACCATGTTTTCCTCAGTGCTTAGATTGGATTCTTGAAAATCAAAGAGAAGATGGATCTTGGGGCCTAAATCCTAGCCATCCATTGCTTGTAAAAGACTCCCTTTCTTCCACTCTAGCATCTTTGCTTGCCCTTCGCAAATGGAGAATTGGAGATAACCAAGTCCAAAGAG TCCCCACTATTTGCCCTACAAAGATACATTCAAATCTCTTCTTAGTTGATGCCCTTCAAAATCTTGGAGTAGATCGGTATTTTAAAACAGAAGTCAAAAGAGTACTAGATGAAATATACAG GCTTTGGctagaaaagaatgaagaaattTTTTCAGACGTTGCTCATTGTGCCATGGCGTTTCGACTTTTACGGATGAATAACTATGAAGTTTCCTCAG AAGAACTTGAAGGATTTGTCGACCAAGAACATTTCTTTACAACATCAAGTGGGAAACTTATGAATCACGTTGCAATTCTCGAACTTCACCGAGCTTCACAGGTGGCTATTCATGAAAGGAAAGATCACATTTTAGATAAAATAAGTACTTGGACAAGGAATTTTATGGAGCAAAAACTCTTGGACAAGCACATCCCTGATAGGTCAAAGAAGGAG ATGGAATTTGCTATGAGGAAATTTTATGGCACATTTGATCGAGTGGAAACTAGACGTTACATCGAGTCATACAAAATGGACAGTTTTAAGATCTTAAAAGCGGCTTACAG GTCTTCCGGTATTAACAACATAGACTTGCTAAAGTTCTCAGAACACGATTTTAACTTGTGCCAAACCCGACACAAAGAAGAACTTCAACAGATGAAAAG GTGGTTCACAGATTGCAAACTCGAACAAGTAGGATTATCACAACAGTACTTATACACTAGTTACTTCATAATTGCTGCCATACTCTTTGAACCTGAATATGCTGATGCTCGTCTAGCATATGCAAAGTACGCCATAATAATAACAGCGGTGGATGATTTCTTCGATTGTTTTATTTGCAAAGAAGAACTGCAAAACATCATCGAATTAGTAGAGAG ATGGGAGGGATACTCAACCGTCGGATTCCGTTCAGAGAGGGTTAGAATTTTCTTTTTGGCACTTTACAAAATGGTAGAGGAAATTGCGGCAAAGGCGGAAACTAAGCAAGGTCGATGTGTCAAAGATCACCTTATTAACTTG TGGATTGATATGTTGAAGTGTATGCTGGTGGAATTGGACCTTTGGAAAATTAAATCAACTACCCCAAGCATAGAGGAGTACTTGTCTGTTGCATGTGTAACTATTGGTGTTCCATGTTTTGTTCTCACATCACTATATCTTCTTGGACCAAAACTGTCCAAGGATGTCATAGAAAGTTCTGAGGTCAGTGCCTTATGCAATTGTACAGCTGCTGTGGCCCGATTGATTAATGATATACACAGTTACAAG AGAGAACAAGCAGAAAGTTCAACAAATATGGTATCAATATTAATAACACAAAGTCAGGGAACTATCTCTGAAGAAGAGGCTATAAGACAGATAAAGGAAATGATGGAAAGTAAGAGAAGAGAGTTGCTAGGGATGGTTCTACAAAATAAAGAAAGCCAATTGCCACAAGTGTGCAAGGATCTTTTTTGGACGACAATCAACGCAGCTTATTCTATACATACACATGGCGATGGGTATCGCTTCCCAGAGGAATTCAAGAACCATATCAACGATGTAATTTACAAACCACTCAATCAATATTCCCCATAA
- the LOC117277181 gene encoding cis-abienol synthase, chloroplastic isoform X5: MILGLRSKIIPLPDHKLGNIKLGSVTKDAICHRPCRVRCSHSTASSMEEAKERIRETFGKIELSPSSYDTAWVAMVPSRYSMNQPCFPQCLDWILENQREDGSWGLNPSHPLLVKDSLSSTLASLLALRKWRIGDNQVQRGLGFIETHGWAVDNKDQISPLGFEIIFPCMINYAEKLNLDLPLDPNLVNMMLCERELTIERALKNEFEGNMANVEYFAEGLGELCHWKEMMLRQRHNGSLFDSPATTAAALIYHQYDEKCFGYLNSILKLHDNWVPTICPTKIHSNLFLVDALQNLGVDRYFKTEVKRVLDEIYRLWLEKNEEIFSDVAHCAMAFRLLRMNNYEVSSEELEGFVDQEHFFTTSSGKLMNHVAILELHRASQVAIHERKDHILDKISTWTRNFMEQKLLDKHIPDRSKKEMEFAMRKFYGTFDRVETRRYIESYKMDSFKILKAAYRWEGYSTVGFRSERVRIFFLALYKMVEEIAAKAETKQGRCVKDHLINLWIDMLKCMLVELDLWKIKSTTPSIEEYLSVACVTIGVPCFVLTSLYLLGPKLSKDVIESSEVSALCNCTAAVARLINDIHSYKREQAESSTNMVSILITQSQGTISEEEAIRQIKEMMESKRRELLGMVLQNKESQLPQVCKDLFWTTINAAYSIHTHGDGYRFPEEFKNHINDVIYKPLNQYSP, translated from the exons ATGATACTTGGACTGAGAAGCAAAATCATACCACTTCCTGATCATAAGTTGGGAAATATCAAATTAGGTTCAGTAACCA AAGATGCAATTTGCCACAGACCATGTAGAGTAAGATGCAGCCACAGTACTGCTTCATCAATG GAAGAGGCAAAGGAGAGAATAAGGGAAACATTTGGAAAAATAGAGCTATCTCCTTCTTCCTATGACACAGCATGGGTAGCTATGGTCCCTTCAAGATATTCTATGAACCAACCATGTTTTCCTCAGTGCTTAGATTGGATTCTTGAAAATCAAAGAGAAGATGGATCTTGGGGCCTAAATCCTAGCCATCCATTGCTTGTAAAAGACTCCCTTTCTTCCACTCTAGCATCTTTGCTTGCCCTTCGCAAATGGAGAATTGGAGATAACCAAGTCCAAAGAG GCCTTGGCTTTATTGAAACGCATGGTTGGGCAGTCGATAACAAGGATCAGATTTCACCTTTAGGATTTGAAATTATATTTCCCTGCATGATCAACTATGCAGAGAAACTTAATTTGGATCTACCTTTGGATCCTAACCTTGTAAATATGATGCTCTGCGAACGTGAATTAACAATTGAAAG AGCCTTAAAGAATGAATTCGAGGGGAATATGGCAAATGTAGAATATTTTGCTGAAGGGCTCGGTGAATTATGTCATTGGAAAGAGATGATGCTTCGTCAGAGACACAACGGGTCGCTCTTTGATTCACCAGCCACTACTGCAGCTGCCTTGATTTACCATCAGTACGATGAGAAATGCTTTGGGTACTTGAACTCAATCTTGAAACTGCACGATAATTGGG TCCCCACTATTTGCCCTACAAAGATACATTCAAATCTCTTCTTAGTTGATGCCCTTCAAAATCTTGGAGTAGATCGGTATTTTAAAACAGAAGTCAAAAGAGTACTAGATGAAATATACAG GCTTTGGctagaaaagaatgaagaaattTTTTCAGACGTTGCTCATTGTGCCATGGCGTTTCGACTTTTACGGATGAATAACTATGAAGTTTCCTCAG AAGAACTTGAAGGATTTGTCGACCAAGAACATTTCTTTACAACATCAAGTGGGAAACTTATGAATCACGTTGCAATTCTCGAACTTCACCGAGCTTCACAGGTGGCTATTCATGAAAGGAAAGATCACATTTTAGATAAAATAAGTACTTGGACAAGGAATTTTATGGAGCAAAAACTCTTGGACAAGCACATCCCTGATAGGTCAAAGAAGGAG ATGGAATTTGCTATGAGGAAATTTTATGGCACATTTGATCGAGTGGAAACTAGACGTTACATCGAGTCATACAAAATGGACAGTTTTAAGATCTTAAAAGCGGCTTACAG ATGGGAGGGATACTCAACCGTCGGATTCCGTTCAGAGAGGGTTAGAATTTTCTTTTTGGCACTTTACAAAATGGTAGAGGAAATTGCGGCAAAGGCGGAAACTAAGCAAGGTCGATGTGTCAAAGATCACCTTATTAACTTG TGGATTGATATGTTGAAGTGTATGCTGGTGGAATTGGACCTTTGGAAAATTAAATCAACTACCCCAAGCATAGAGGAGTACTTGTCTGTTGCATGTGTAACTATTGGTGTTCCATGTTTTGTTCTCACATCACTATATCTTCTTGGACCAAAACTGTCCAAGGATGTCATAGAAAGTTCTGAGGTCAGTGCCTTATGCAATTGTACAGCTGCTGTGGCCCGATTGATTAATGATATACACAGTTACAAG AGAGAACAAGCAGAAAGTTCAACAAATATGGTATCAATATTAATAACACAAAGTCAGGGAACTATCTCTGAAGAAGAGGCTATAAGACAGATAAAGGAAATGATGGAAAGTAAGAGAAGAGAGTTGCTAGGGATGGTTCTACAAAATAAAGAAAGCCAATTGCCACAAGTGTGCAAGGATCTTTTTTGGACGACAATCAACGCAGCTTATTCTATACATACACATGGCGATGGGTATCGCTTCCCAGAGGAATTCAAGAACCATATCAACGATGTAATTTACAAACCACTCAATCAATATTCCCCATAA
- the LOC117277181 gene encoding cis-abienol synthase, chloroplastic isoform X1 — protein sequence MILGLRSKIIPLPDHKLGNIKLGSVTKDAICHRPCRVRCSHSTASSMEEAKERIRETFGKIELSPSSYDTAWVAMVPSRYSMNQPCFPQCLDWILENQREDGSWGLNPSHPLLVKDSLSSTLASLLALRKWRIGDNQVQRGLGFIETHGWAVDNKDQISPLGFEIIFPCMINYAEKLNLDLPLDPNLVNMMLCERELTIERALKNEFEGNMANVEYFAEGLGELCHWKEMMLRQRHNGSLFDSPATTAAALIYHQYDEKCFGYLNSILKLHDNWVPTICPTKIHSNLFLVDALQNLGVDRYFKTEVKRVLDEIYRLWLEKNEEIFSDVAHCAMAFRLLRMNNYEVSSEELEGFVDQEHFFTTSSGKLMNHVAILELHRASQVAIHERKDHILDKISTWTRNFMEQKLLDKHIPDRSKKEMEFAMRKFYGTFDRVETRRYIESYKMDSFKILKAAYRSSGINNIDLLKFSEHDFNLCQTRHKEELQQMKRWFTDCKLEQVGLSQQYLYTSYFIIAAILFEPEYADARLAYAKYAIIITAVDDFFDCFICKEELQNIIELVERWEGYSTVGFRSERVRIFFLALYKMVEEIAAKAETKQGRCVKDHLINLWIDMLKCMLVELDLWKIKSTTPSIEEYLSVACVTIGVPCFVLTSLYLLGPKLSKDVIESSEVSALCNCTAAVARLINDIHSYKREQAESSTNMVSILITQSQGTISEEEAIRQIKEMMESKRRELLGMVLQNKESQLPQVCKDLFWTTINAAYSIHTHGDGYRFPEEFKNHINDVIYKPLNQYSP from the exons ATGATACTTGGACTGAGAAGCAAAATCATACCACTTCCTGATCATAAGTTGGGAAATATCAAATTAGGTTCAGTAACCA AAGATGCAATTTGCCACAGACCATGTAGAGTAAGATGCAGCCACAGTACTGCTTCATCAATG GAAGAGGCAAAGGAGAGAATAAGGGAAACATTTGGAAAAATAGAGCTATCTCCTTCTTCCTATGACACAGCATGGGTAGCTATGGTCCCTTCAAGATATTCTATGAACCAACCATGTTTTCCTCAGTGCTTAGATTGGATTCTTGAAAATCAAAGAGAAGATGGATCTTGGGGCCTAAATCCTAGCCATCCATTGCTTGTAAAAGACTCCCTTTCTTCCACTCTAGCATCTTTGCTTGCCCTTCGCAAATGGAGAATTGGAGATAACCAAGTCCAAAGAG GCCTTGGCTTTATTGAAACGCATGGTTGGGCAGTCGATAACAAGGATCAGATTTCACCTTTAGGATTTGAAATTATATTTCCCTGCATGATCAACTATGCAGAGAAACTTAATTTGGATCTACCTTTGGATCCTAACCTTGTAAATATGATGCTCTGCGAACGTGAATTAACAATTGAAAG AGCCTTAAAGAATGAATTCGAGGGGAATATGGCAAATGTAGAATATTTTGCTGAAGGGCTCGGTGAATTATGTCATTGGAAAGAGATGATGCTTCGTCAGAGACACAACGGGTCGCTCTTTGATTCACCAGCCACTACTGCAGCTGCCTTGATTTACCATCAGTACGATGAGAAATGCTTTGGGTACTTGAACTCAATCTTGAAACTGCACGATAATTGGG TCCCCACTATTTGCCCTACAAAGATACATTCAAATCTCTTCTTAGTTGATGCCCTTCAAAATCTTGGAGTAGATCGGTATTTTAAAACAGAAGTCAAAAGAGTACTAGATGAAATATACAG GCTTTGGctagaaaagaatgaagaaattTTTTCAGACGTTGCTCATTGTGCCATGGCGTTTCGACTTTTACGGATGAATAACTATGAAGTTTCCTCAG AAGAACTTGAAGGATTTGTCGACCAAGAACATTTCTTTACAACATCAAGTGGGAAACTTATGAATCACGTTGCAATTCTCGAACTTCACCGAGCTTCACAGGTGGCTATTCATGAAAGGAAAGATCACATTTTAGATAAAATAAGTACTTGGACAAGGAATTTTATGGAGCAAAAACTCTTGGACAAGCACATCCCTGATAGGTCAAAGAAGGAG ATGGAATTTGCTATGAGGAAATTTTATGGCACATTTGATCGAGTGGAAACTAGACGTTACATCGAGTCATACAAAATGGACAGTTTTAAGATCTTAAAAGCGGCTTACAG GTCTTCCGGTATTAACAACATAGACTTGCTAAAGTTCTCAGAACACGATTTTAACTTGTGCCAAACCCGACACAAAGAAGAACTTCAACAGATGAAAAG GTGGTTCACAGATTGCAAACTCGAACAAGTAGGATTATCACAACAGTACTTATACACTAGTTACTTCATAATTGCTGCCATACTCTTTGAACCTGAATATGCTGATGCTCGTCTAGCATATGCAAAGTACGCCATAATAATAACAGCGGTGGATGATTTCTTCGATTGTTTTATTTGCAAAGAAGAACTGCAAAACATCATCGAATTAGTAGAGAG ATGGGAGGGATACTCAACCGTCGGATTCCGTTCAGAGAGGGTTAGAATTTTCTTTTTGGCACTTTACAAAATGGTAGAGGAAATTGCGGCAAAGGCGGAAACTAAGCAAGGTCGATGTGTCAAAGATCACCTTATTAACTTG TGGATTGATATGTTGAAGTGTATGCTGGTGGAATTGGACCTTTGGAAAATTAAATCAACTACCCCAAGCATAGAGGAGTACTTGTCTGTTGCATGTGTAACTATTGGTGTTCCATGTTTTGTTCTCACATCACTATATCTTCTTGGACCAAAACTGTCCAAGGATGTCATAGAAAGTTCTGAGGTCAGTGCCTTATGCAATTGTACAGCTGCTGTGGCCCGATTGATTAATGATATACACAGTTACAAG AGAGAACAAGCAGAAAGTTCAACAAATATGGTATCAATATTAATAACACAAAGTCAGGGAACTATCTCTGAAGAAGAGGCTATAAGACAGATAAAGGAAATGATGGAAAGTAAGAGAAGAGAGTTGCTAGGGATGGTTCTACAAAATAAAGAAAGCCAATTGCCACAAGTGTGCAAGGATCTTTTTTGGACGACAATCAACGCAGCTTATTCTATACATACACATGGCGATGGGTATCGCTTCCCAGAGGAATTCAAGAACCATATCAACGATGTAATTTACAAACCACTCAATCAATATTCCCCATAA
- the LOC117277181 gene encoding cis-abienol synthase, chloroplastic isoform X4, with protein MILGLRSKIIPLPDHKLGNIKLGSVTKDAICHRPCRVRCSHSTASSMEEAKERIRETFGKIELSPSSYDTAWVAMVPSRYSMNQPCFPQCLDWILENQREDGSWGLNPSHPLLVKDSLSSTLASLLALRKWRIGDNQVQRGLGFIETHGWAVDNKDQISPLGFEIIFPCMINYAEKLNLDLPLDPNLVNMMLCERELTIERALKNEFEGNMANVEYFAEGLGELCHWKEMMLRQRHNGSLFDSPATTAAALIYHQYDEKCFGYLNSILKLHDNWVPTICPTKIHSNLFLVDALQNLGVDRYFKTEVKRVLDEIYRLWLEKNEEIFSDVAHCAMAFRLLRMNNYEVSSEELEGFVDQEHFFTTSSGKLMNHVAILELHRASQVAIHERKDHILDKISTWTRNFMEQKLLDKHIPDRSKKEMEFAMRKFYGTFDRVETRRYIESYKMDSFKILKAAYRSSGINNIDLLKFSEHDFNLCQTRHKEELQQMKRWEGYSTVGFRSERVRIFFLALYKMVEEIAAKAETKQGRCVKDHLINLWIDMLKCMLVELDLWKIKSTTPSIEEYLSVACVTIGVPCFVLTSLYLLGPKLSKDVIESSEVSALCNCTAAVARLINDIHSYKREQAESSTNMVSILITQSQGTISEEEAIRQIKEMMESKRRELLGMVLQNKESQLPQVCKDLFWTTINAAYSIHTHGDGYRFPEEFKNHINDVIYKPLNQYSP; from the exons ATGATACTTGGACTGAGAAGCAAAATCATACCACTTCCTGATCATAAGTTGGGAAATATCAAATTAGGTTCAGTAACCA AAGATGCAATTTGCCACAGACCATGTAGAGTAAGATGCAGCCACAGTACTGCTTCATCAATG GAAGAGGCAAAGGAGAGAATAAGGGAAACATTTGGAAAAATAGAGCTATCTCCTTCTTCCTATGACACAGCATGGGTAGCTATGGTCCCTTCAAGATATTCTATGAACCAACCATGTTTTCCTCAGTGCTTAGATTGGATTCTTGAAAATCAAAGAGAAGATGGATCTTGGGGCCTAAATCCTAGCCATCCATTGCTTGTAAAAGACTCCCTTTCTTCCACTCTAGCATCTTTGCTTGCCCTTCGCAAATGGAGAATTGGAGATAACCAAGTCCAAAGAG GCCTTGGCTTTATTGAAACGCATGGTTGGGCAGTCGATAACAAGGATCAGATTTCACCTTTAGGATTTGAAATTATATTTCCCTGCATGATCAACTATGCAGAGAAACTTAATTTGGATCTACCTTTGGATCCTAACCTTGTAAATATGATGCTCTGCGAACGTGAATTAACAATTGAAAG AGCCTTAAAGAATGAATTCGAGGGGAATATGGCAAATGTAGAATATTTTGCTGAAGGGCTCGGTGAATTATGTCATTGGAAAGAGATGATGCTTCGTCAGAGACACAACGGGTCGCTCTTTGATTCACCAGCCACTACTGCAGCTGCCTTGATTTACCATCAGTACGATGAGAAATGCTTTGGGTACTTGAACTCAATCTTGAAACTGCACGATAATTGGG TCCCCACTATTTGCCCTACAAAGATACATTCAAATCTCTTCTTAGTTGATGCCCTTCAAAATCTTGGAGTAGATCGGTATTTTAAAACAGAAGTCAAAAGAGTACTAGATGAAATATACAG GCTTTGGctagaaaagaatgaagaaattTTTTCAGACGTTGCTCATTGTGCCATGGCGTTTCGACTTTTACGGATGAATAACTATGAAGTTTCCTCAG AAGAACTTGAAGGATTTGTCGACCAAGAACATTTCTTTACAACATCAAGTGGGAAACTTATGAATCACGTTGCAATTCTCGAACTTCACCGAGCTTCACAGGTGGCTATTCATGAAAGGAAAGATCACATTTTAGATAAAATAAGTACTTGGACAAGGAATTTTATGGAGCAAAAACTCTTGGACAAGCACATCCCTGATAGGTCAAAGAAGGAG ATGGAATTTGCTATGAGGAAATTTTATGGCACATTTGATCGAGTGGAAACTAGACGTTACATCGAGTCATACAAAATGGACAGTTTTAAGATCTTAAAAGCGGCTTACAG GTCTTCCGGTATTAACAACATAGACTTGCTAAAGTTCTCAGAACACGATTTTAACTTGTGCCAAACCCGACACAAAGAAGAACTTCAACAGATGAAAAG ATGGGAGGGATACTCAACCGTCGGATTCCGTTCAGAGAGGGTTAGAATTTTCTTTTTGGCACTTTACAAAATGGTAGAGGAAATTGCGGCAAAGGCGGAAACTAAGCAAGGTCGATGTGTCAAAGATCACCTTATTAACTTG TGGATTGATATGTTGAAGTGTATGCTGGTGGAATTGGACCTTTGGAAAATTAAATCAACTACCCCAAGCATAGAGGAGTACTTGTCTGTTGCATGTGTAACTATTGGTGTTCCATGTTTTGTTCTCACATCACTATATCTTCTTGGACCAAAACTGTCCAAGGATGTCATAGAAAGTTCTGAGGTCAGTGCCTTATGCAATTGTACAGCTGCTGTGGCCCGATTGATTAATGATATACACAGTTACAAG AGAGAACAAGCAGAAAGTTCAACAAATATGGTATCAATATTAATAACACAAAGTCAGGGAACTATCTCTGAAGAAGAGGCTATAAGACAGATAAAGGAAATGATGGAAAGTAAGAGAAGAGAGTTGCTAGGGATGGTTCTACAAAATAAAGAAAGCCAATTGCCACAAGTGTGCAAGGATCTTTTTTGGACGACAATCAACGCAGCTTATTCTATACATACACATGGCGATGGGTATCGCTTCCCAGAGGAATTCAAGAACCATATCAACGATGTAATTTACAAACCACTCAATCAATATTCCCCATAA